One genomic region from Prunus persica cultivar Lovell chromosome G3, Prunus_persica_NCBIv2, whole genome shotgun sequence encodes:
- the LOC109948022 gene encoding uncharacterized protein LOC109948022 — MIVRCTTVHECDLRFVSDKHRQATVALVAISLKRKLKDSRTIYTPSDIMRDVKHSFGCTIHYSKAWKARELALLSIRGLPEEAYYILPAYCYELERMNPGTKTHIQTDENNQFVYLFMAVGACIRGFRSSMHPVIAVDATHLKSKYKGVMFVANAFDGNRNIYPLAFGIGDLETDASWHWFFTKLHEAIGECPNLVIISDRKVSIENVWNKIFPTAQHGICFYHMKGNMKRTCKLKKRDHILMHFEQAAKSYSIAEFDCHFRNIKRKEHVAQYLEEAGLHKWSRAHMDGRRYNVMTTNIVESINSVLRFARMLPVVHLIGEIVNLLLKWFTERRELALNCTTTLCPNFGEKKLRNMLEDAARMNVVKLNNAQFNVLDGDKDGLVDLTNNNCSCRKFQLEQLPCKHVVAVCRFLKVNVYSKASRITLGKPGWMLIRIASTRYNLTECGIFLKMFEVELCCLPWQGSCQVDERR; from the coding sequence ATGATTGTGAGGTGTACAACTGTCCATGAATGTGATTTGAGGTTCGTAAGTGACAAGCATCGTCAAGCAACAGTAGCACTTGTAGCCATTTCACTTAAAAGGAAGTTGAAGGATTCTCGGACAATATACACACCAAGTGACATTATGAGAGATGTGAAACACAGCTTTGGTTGCACCATCCATTATTCGAAAGCTTGGAAAGCAAGGGAGTTAGCTCTATTGTCCATTAGAGGATTACCGGAGGAGGcatattatatccttccagctTATTGCTATGAATTGGAGCGTATGAATCCCGGCACAAAAACACACATCCAAACTGATGAGAACAATCaatttgtgtatttatttatggctGTTGGCGCATGTATTAGAGGGTTCCGTTCTTCTATGCACCCAGTGATAGCCGTGGATGCCACTCATTTAAAATCCAAGTACAAGGGTGTTATGTTTGTAGCAAATGCATTCGATGGTAATCGAAATATATATCCTCTTGCTTTtgggatcggggatttggAGACGGATGCATCATGGCATTGGTTTTTCACTAAACTTCATGAAGCCATTGGTGAGTGTCCCAATCTTGTTATTATTTCTGATCGCAAAGTTAGCATAGAGAATGTGTGGAACAAAATTTTTCCAACTGCACAACATGGCATATGCTTTTATCATATGAAGGGGAACATGAAACGCACTTGCAAGTTGAAAAAGCGTGATCACATACTTATGCACTTTGAGCAGGCTGCGAAATCTTATTCCATTGCTGAATTTGATTGTCATTTTCGCAACATCAAGCGAAAGGAACATGTTGCTCAATATCTTGAAGAGGCAGGGTTACATAAGTGGTCTAGAGCTCATATGGATGGACGCCGCTACAATGTAATGACAACAAATATTGTGGAGTCAATCAACTCAGTCCTTAGGTTTGCAAGGATGCTGCCAGTGGTTCATTTGATAGGGGAAATTGTTAATCTCCTTTTGAAATGGTTCACCGAACGTCGTGAGTTGGCTTTGAATTGCACAACAACATTGTGCCCCAATTTCGGAGAGAAGAAGTTGAGGAACATGTTGGAGGATGCTGCAAGGATGAATGtggttaaattaaataatgcaCAGTTTAATGTTTTGGACGGTGATAAGGACGGCCTCGTAGATTTGACGAACAACAATTGTAGCTGTAGAAAGTTTCAGCTTGAGCAGCTACCTTGCAAGCATGTAGTTGCAGTTTGCCGCTTCTTGAAAGTAAATGTATACTCAAAGGCTTCTCGGATTACACTCGGAAAACCTGGATGGATGCTTATTCGGATAGCATCTACCCGGTACAACCTCACGGAATGTGGGATATTCCTGAAGATGTTCGAAGTCGAGTTGTGCTGCCTCCCATGGCAAGGGTCATGCCAGGTAGACGAAAGAAGATAA
- the LOC109948023 gene encoding DNA repair protein XRCC3 homolog has translation MQLCLQLTVRAQLPPSHGGLGGSSVYIFTEFSFPFRRFQQLGNLYHASYPNLIRLEPLEDIYVHGVHDAQQLIHVLGDIEAFIAIDHTRLTVKLIVIDSIAALFRSQYQTTPADLKQRSEMFFNISGTLKGLANKFGLAVVVTNQVVDFIGPHDGVNGVRLGNLESLDTSGRRVSPALGLAWAHCINSRVFLARHEQSIEVDIRNAPSTSAFIVACGTAP, from the exons GGGCTCCTCCGTCTACATATTCACAGAATTCAGCTTCCCATTTCGTCGATTTCAACAGCTAGGCAACCTTTATCATGCATCATACCCCAACTTAATAAGGTTGGAGCCATTGGAAGACATATATGTTCATGGTGTTCATGATGCTCAACAACTCATCCATGTCCTTGGAGACATAGAAGCATTTATTGCCATTGATCACACTCGCCTAACTGTGAAACTCATTGTCATTGATTCCATTGCTGCATTGTTCCGATCACAGTATCAGACAACACCGGCAGATTTGAAACAGCGGTCTGAAATGTTCTTCAACATATCTGGGACATTGAAGGGTTTAGCAAATAAGTTTGGGTTGGCGGTGGTTGTCACCAACCAAGTGGTGGATTTTATTGGGCCACATGATGGAGTGAATGGGGTGAGGTTGGGAAACTTGGAGTCCCTGGACACATCAGGCAGACGGGTGAGTCCAGCTTTGGGACTGGCTTGGGCACATTGCATAAATTCAAGAGTGTTCTTGGCAAGACATGAGCAATCTATTGAGGTTGACATTCGTAATGCTCCTTCAACAA GTGCTTTTATTGTGGCCTGCGGAACCGCACCTTGA